The Acidobacteriota bacterium genome segment GGCGAAGCGTTGCCGCGCAGGGTAGTCGTCGGCGACGAAAAGCTCCTTGCGGTGCAGCACGGGCGGATTGGCCGAGCGCGTGTAGTCGCGGAAGTGGAGATCGAGCCGCTTCAGATCGGCGACGACGGCACCCCGGAGGATCGGGTGCGCCACGCGGTCGAAGTCCTCGTAGGCGAGATAGGACACGCGAGCGCGCCGGCGGAAGAGCTTGACCAGCGTGAGCCCTTCCACCGCGCCCGCGAGCTGGCGGCCGCACCCTTCGTAGACCCGCAACACCGCGGGCAGGTGCTCGATCGCGCTGTGATGGACGTAGAGGGCGTCGGGCAGCAGCTTGCCGACGGTGGCATCGCGGCACGCACGATCCACGGCATCCTGGTCGCCAGCGGAGAACAGAAGGGCGTCTGCTTCCGTGCAGCCGGACCTGTACGACCCGAAGAAGGCGCGGATGTCGTGTCGCAGTTCGTCCGGCAGCGCGCCGAACCGGGGTCGTTTCGGAAACGCGGCCAGGGCGAGGTACACGAGGACGTCGGCTCGCCGTTCCTCGCGAATGCGATCCCAACGGTCGGCGCTGGTGACCCGGCGGAGTAGCGAGAACGCCCGGGCTACGCTGCCGAATACCGCCGTCAGTTGCGGTGCTGCCGGCAGCTCGCCGTCGACGGGGAGGCGCCCGCGGTCGGTCACGAACGCCATGAGCGGCTCGATCAGCTCCTTGTGGTCGGCGACGAGGGCCTGGGATTGCTCGATGCCGGGGACCCGCCACTGCCTGGAGACCCGGTTCACGGCGAACGACTGGGCGTCGGCCTCGTCGCGGAACACGTAGAAGACGCCGGGAGCCGCCGCGACCGGGGGTCTGTCGAGCGCCTGTTCGATCCACTGGCGAAGCTCCTCCTGCGTGAAGAACTTCTGGAAGGTGCGCTTGCCGGTGACGATCCCGTCGCCCTGGAAATCGACGGCGGCATCGGCCGCCTCCCAGTCGAGGCGGGCGGAGACGACGAGCACCTTGCGGGCGAGCTCCCACGCCGCGGCGAGAACGACGATGCGCTCGTCGGGGTCTTGGATTACGTTGACGACGTAGCCGAGATTCACGATGTCGGCGGGTGTGCGCTCTTCGTCGGGAAAGAACGCCGGATCCCAGCCGGACACCGGGATTCCCATCTTGTGCAGCCGCAGCAGATCGTCGCCGCGACCGCAGCCGTAGTCGAAGAACGTGCGTTCCTGGTGGATGAAGCCGTCGTCGAGCGCAAGCGCCACCGGGCGGGACAGAGCGGTCCGGCGGATGGCGGTGCGATCGGCGCGCGTGGTGCTCATCGGGAAGCGCTGAACCCGGAGCATTCTACCGGCGCGCCCGATGG includes the following:
- a CDS encoding DNA phosphorothioation-associated putative methyltransferase, translating into MSTTRADRTAIRRTALSRPVALALDDGFIHQERTFFDYGCGRGDDLLRLHKMGIPVSGWDPAFFPDEERTPADIVNLGYVVNVIQDPDERIVVLAAAWELARKVLVVSARLDWEAADAAVDFQGDGIVTGKRTFQKFFTQEELRQWIEQALDRPPVAAAPGVFYVFRDEADAQSFAVNRVSRQWRVPGIEQSQALVADHKELIEPLMAFVTDRGRLPVDGELPAAPQLTAVFGSVARAFSLLRRVTSADRWDRIREERRADVLVYLALAAFPKRPRFGALPDELRHDIRAFFGSYRSGCTEADALLFSAGDQDAVDRACRDATVGKLLPDALYVHHSAIEHLPAVLRVYEGCGRQLAGAVEGLTLVKLFRRRARVSYLAYEDFDRVAHPILRGAVVADLKRLDLHFRDYTRSANPPVLHRKELFVADDYPARQRFASLTAREEKMGLLDATSTIGTRDGWGAALAEHGVSVRGHRVVRDAPASRS